A window from Lampris incognitus isolate fLamInc1 chromosome 5, fLamInc1.hap2, whole genome shotgun sequence encodes these proteins:
- the s1pr5b gene encoding sphingosine 1-phosphate receptor 5b: MEASHSAYVGTEPTTAIPTASPTSSSPSYLQFFWEYQDNAVIVEHYNFTGKLQGDRYREGLKPEGIAFLVVCLLIVLENAVVLLAIWRNKKFHLPMYYLLGNLTLSDLLAGITYMANIIMSGPNTLKLTPLLWFIREGGVFITLAASVISLLAIAIERHVTMVTMRPYHGAKRGRMLALIGASWALAGFLGVLPILGWNCIHRLDQCSTVLPLYAKSYILFCVSVFSAVLLAIVVLYARVFRIVRTNTQRQRLGLSGSLRKGLARKSQKYIALLKTVTIVLGVFIACWLPLFLLLLLDFFCPNRSCRLLYKADYFLGVAMVNSLLNPIIYTLTSKDMRRAILRLLCRPCLMTSDGQVKKIGVPFLECSFSKTEVASQKLDGGQETTISSGNVITTPSPIKALYPKLFKS, translated from the coding sequence ATGGAGGCTTCTCATTCTGCCTACGTTGGCACCGAGCCCACCACAGCCATACCCACCGCCTCCCCAACGTCTTCATCGCCCAGCTACCTGCAGTTCTTCTGGGAGTACCAGGACAATGCTGTCATCGTCGAGCATTACAACTTTACTGGCAAGCTGCAGGGCGACCGCTACCGCGAGGGGCTCAAACCCGAGGGCATTGCCTTCCTGGTGGTGTGTCTTCTCATTGTTCTGGAGAACGCGGTTGTTCTCCTCGCCATCTGGAGAAACAAGAAATTCCACCTGCCCATGTATTACTTATTGGGAAACCTGACTCTGTCAGATCTGCTCGCTGGGATCACATACATGGCCAACATCATCATGTCAGGCCCCAACACTTTAAAACTGACACCTTTGCTATGGTTCATCAGAGAGGGAGGCGTCTTCATCACACTGGCCGCCTCTGTCATCAGCTTGCTGGCCATCGCCATCGAACGTCATGTTACCATGGTGACCATGAGGCCGTACCATGGAGCAAAGCGGGGACGGATGTTAGCACTGATTGGTGCAAGTTGGGCCCTGGCAGGGTTTTTGGGAGTCCTGCCAATTCTGGGATGGAACTGCATCCACAGACTGGACCAGTGTTCAACAGTCCTCCCACTATATGCTAAGAGTTACATCCTTTTCTGCGTTTCCGTGTTTAGCGCGGTACTGCTAGCCATAGTGGTCCTTTATGCTCGGGTTTTTCGCATTGTCCGTACCAATACACAACGTCAGAGACTGGGGCTGTCTGGTAGCTTGAGGAAGGGCTTGGCACGGAAGTCACAGAAGTATATAGCCTTGCTCAAGACAGTCACTATTGTCCTGGGTGTCTTCATTGCTTGTTGGCTGCCactcttccttctcctcctcctggaTTTCTTCTGCCCCAACCGCAGCTGCCGTCTACTATACAAGGCAGACTACTTCCTGGGTGTCGCCATGGTGAACTCGCTGCTCAACCCCATCATCTACACTCTCACCAGCAAGGACATGAGGAGGGCCATCCTCAGGCTGCTGTGTCGGCCATGTCTAATGACCAGTGATGGCCAGGTGAAGAAGATTGGGGTTCCCTTCctggagtgcagtttcagtaagACAGAGGTAGCCTCCCAAAAGTTAGATGGGGGGCAGGAGACAACTATCTCATCTGGGAATGTCATCACCACCCCTTCCCCTATTAAGGCACTCTACCCCAAGCTCTTCAAATCCTGA